The following are from one region of the Phormidium sp. PBR-2020 genome:
- a CDS encoding (2Fe-2S) ferredoxin domain-containing protein — translation MSSPKRQFHLVGRVLGVSSNSKGQIKALNLLNDEGTHRIKLSSSLRSQPWTLELGTWISVQGTEKYKSKNNEVKRKAKQIQPHPGLRQLSKPGSGDPCPALEIQGPQSLENPPAANAIKAPAGKILVCQKGKCRKRAGADLCKLLKQSLDEQGLADSIQVQGTGCLKRCKSAPNLVVLPEKARYTNIKPKEIPALLEEHFG, via the coding sequence ATGAGTTCCCCTAAACGCCAATTCCATCTTGTCGGACGAGTCCTCGGTGTTAGCAGTAATAGCAAGGGCCAAATCAAAGCCTTGAACCTTCTCAACGACGAAGGGACCCACCGGATTAAACTCAGCTCCTCCCTGCGATCGCAACCCTGGACCCTAGAACTGGGAACCTGGATTTCCGTCCAAGGGACTGAGAAATACAAATCCAAAAACAACGAAGTTAAACGCAAAGCCAAACAGATTCAACCGCATCCAGGGTTGCGGCAACTCAGCAAGCCCGGATCTGGAGACCCATGTCCCGCCCTGGAGATCCAGGGTCCTCAATCCTTAGAGAACCCACCAGCCGCCAACGCCATCAAAGCGCCTGCCGGGAAAATTCTGGTTTGTCAAAAAGGCAAATGTCGTAAACGGGCCGGCGCCGATCTCTGTAAACTCCTCAAACAGAGCCTCGACGAGCAGGGACTGGCCGATTCCATCCAAGTCCAAGGAACCGGCTGTCTCAAACGCTGCAAATCTGCACCAAACCTGGTGGTTCTACCCGAAAAAGCTCGGTACACTAACATCAAACCCAAAGAAATCCCAGCCTTGCTCGAAGAGCATTTCGGCTAA
- the aroA gene encoding 3-phosphoshikimate 1-carboxyvinyltransferase, with product MSSPIVTVKTDQERQDLVIIPPTSGVALSGKINVPGDKSISHRSLMLGAIAEGETTIEGLLLGEDPQSTAACFRQMGADISDLSGPTVRVRGLGIGNLQEPNDVLNAGNSGTTLRLMLGLLASQPGRFFAVTGDKSLRSRPMSRVVTPLEQMGAKIWGREAGQLAPLAISGRHLQPIHYHSPVASAQVKSCILLAGLSTEGETSVSEPALSRDHSERMLRAFGAKIQVDPSCHRVTVTGPATLKGQSVVVPGDISSAAFWLVAAAILPGSDLRVENVGVNPTRTGILEALQQMEADLTLENQREVAGEPVADIRVRSSQLKACEIGGSLIPRLIDEVPILAVAATMAEGTTVIRDAEELRVKESDRLLAMARELGKLGAKVSERPDGLEITGGVPLQGADLESYDDHRVAMSLAIAALLAQGPSHLYNAQAASISYPDFIGTLKTALNE from the coding sequence ATGTCTTCCCCTATCGTAACAGTCAAAACCGATCAAGAACGTCAAGATTTAGTTATTATTCCCCCAACATCAGGGGTTGCCCTATCGGGAAAGATTAACGTCCCTGGGGATAAATCCATTTCTCATCGATCCCTAATGTTGGGGGCGATCGCCGAAGGGGAAACAACCATTGAAGGCCTACTACTCGGAGAGGACCCCCAAAGTACCGCCGCCTGTTTTCGGCAAATGGGGGCGGATATTTCTGATCTCTCGGGCCCAACCGTTCGCGTTCGCGGTTTGGGCATCGGCAATCTCCAAGAACCGAACGATGTCCTCAATGCTGGCAACTCAGGAACCACCCTGCGCCTCATGTTAGGCCTGTTAGCCTCCCAACCCGGACGCTTTTTTGCCGTCACTGGGGATAAGTCCCTGCGATCGCGCCCCATGTCCCGAGTGGTCACCCCCCTCGAACAAATGGGGGCCAAGATTTGGGGACGAGAGGCTGGCCAACTGGCCCCCCTCGCCATTTCCGGCCGTCATCTCCAACCCATTCATTACCACTCCCCCGTCGCCTCGGCTCAAGTGAAATCCTGCATTCTCCTGGCTGGACTCAGTACGGAAGGGGAAACCAGCGTCAGCGAACCGGCCCTCTCCCGAGATCACAGTGAACGGATGTTGCGAGCCTTTGGGGCCAAAATTCAGGTTGACCCGAGTTGTCACCGCGTCACGGTCACGGGCCCGGCGACTCTTAAGGGACAATCTGTCGTGGTTCCCGGTGATATCAGTTCAGCGGCCTTTTGGTTAGTCGCCGCTGCCATTCTCCCGGGTTCGGATCTGCGGGTGGAAAATGTTGGGGTGAATCCCACCCGCACCGGGATTTTAGAGGCCTTACAACAGATGGAGGCGGATCTCACCCTAGAGAATCAACGGGAAGTTGCCGGAGAACCCGTCGCCGATATCCGAGTCCGCAGTTCTCAACTCAAGGCCTGTGAGATTGGGGGGTCTTTGATTCCCCGCCTGATTGATGAAGTGCCGATTCTGGCAGTGGCGGCCACCATGGCTGAGGGAACCACGGTGATTCGCGATGCCGAGGAATTACGAGTGAAGGAAAGCGATCGCCTCTTGGCCATGGCCCGGGAACTCGGGAAACTCGGTGCAAAAGTCAGCGAACGTCCTGATGGTCTGGAGATTACTGGGGGGGTTCCTCTCCAGGGTGCTGACTTAGAAAGCTATGATGACCACCGCGTGGCCATGAGTTTAGCGATCGCCGCCCTCCTGGCCCAGGGACCCAGTCATCTCTACAATGCCCAGGCTGCCTCGATTTCTTATCCCGATTTCATCGGTACCCTGAAAACAGCTCTAAATGAGTGA
- the drmC gene encoding DISARM system phospholipase D-like protein DrmC, translating into MSPVPPSPLLHLSRPTLLDLALSLETGRLHPPYSEVKLSASLGVEADQSVIEELQRLDSQGMAPEHIAYGLRLVSQERQNTQSMRDRSELVWTGESPEFMRDTRAVVRDLFTTTRQSILISSYAMDHGQKAQELFSPLAQQMDDHPNLEAQVYLNIPRRFGDTRASDRLLTDFATRFGKSWPGDRLPQLFYDPRSLSTDFHKRACLHAKCIVSDNERVFITSANFTEAAHRRNIEAGVLLKDASLAQTLSGQFQDGVTSGRLRPLSLQSSS; encoded by the coding sequence ATGTCGCCCGTTCCCCCTTCACCCTTGTTGCACCTGAGCCGTCCCACTTTACTCGACCTAGCCTTGAGCTTAGAAACAGGGCGTTTGCATCCCCCCTATTCTGAGGTCAAGTTATCCGCCAGTCTCGGTGTAGAAGCCGATCAGTCAGTCATTGAGGAATTGCAACGCCTAGACAGTCAGGGAATGGCTCCCGAGCATATCGCCTATGGTCTCAGATTGGTCAGCCAGGAACGACAGAACACCCAATCAATGCGCGATCGCTCAGAATTAGTCTGGACTGGGGAATCTCCAGAGTTTATGCGAGACACCCGCGCCGTGGTGCGCGACCTGTTCACAACAACCCGTCAATCCATTCTCATCTCCAGTTATGCCATGGATCACGGTCAAAAGGCGCAAGAGCTATTCAGTCCCCTAGCACAACAGATGGATGACCATCCCAACCTAGAGGCCCAGGTGTATCTGAACATTCCCCGTCGTTTTGGCGATACCCGAGCCAGCGATCGCCTACTTACAGATTTTGCCACCCGCTTCGGCAAGAGTTGGCCCGGCGATCGACTTCCGCAACTGTTCTACGATCCGCGATCGCTCTCCACCGACTTTCATAAGAGAGCCTGTCTCCACGCTAAATGTATCGTTTCAGACAACGAACGAGTGTTCATTACCTCCGCTAACTTCACCGAAGCGGCCCATCGCAGAAACATCGAAGCTGGGGTATTACTCAAGGATGCCAGCCTGGCCCAAACCCTCTCAGGTCAATTCCAGGATGGAGTCACCTCAGGCAGATTACGTCCCCTCTCACTCCAGTCATCCTCTTAA
- a CDS encoding DUF1998 domain-containing protein — MSNHPHGELRQSQLLTTFGVGSMVDLPDHSVLISGLNHWRGYENHPIEEPRLAQRVSEILNVPQIKLYAPPAAESDPNQPKTGIPVFEFPNWVVAQVDQTYRDNSGKTYQTRPLLPRKRLVKGKYENEKRKKFSVVPVRFVQACRYGHLSDIDWYRFVNPECGRNCPAQLWLDEGGTGNDFSNIFIRCEQCQKRRPLANALLKGILGYCQGDRPWLGKFAREPHPEDQPEMNSLLVRSASNAYFSQVLSVISLPETDQKLRDAVTAVYDDLEEAEEFAELKVFSKSKRIRKQLEGFDLKLVWNEVQRRQKGEAPPTKTIKQAEIETLLSADEVGTDEPDSQFYAYVRPLGSLPKVLENKLERIVLIPRLREVRAQVGFTRFEPQVPDFDGELPEDNLDLKVKRAPLDIDTSWIPAIENQGEGIFLHFNQDAIERWLDREAVKGRVQQLRNGFNLWCKRRDIPRDQVKFPGSAYILMHSLSHLLITAISLDCGYSSSAIRERIYGGNSGYGILLYTGSSGSEGTLGGLIEVGKSIEQHLLRALDLGRLCSNDPICSQHRPTDTHEERFLHGAACHGCLLISETSCEQRNEFLDRALVVNTVSDSETAFFPMDS, encoded by the coding sequence ATGTCTAACCATCCCCACGGCGAACTCCGTCAAAGCCAACTCCTCACCACCTTCGGGGTGGGTTCAATGGTCGATTTACCCGATCACTCAGTTCTCATTAGTGGTTTAAACCATTGGCGGGGCTACGAGAACCATCCGATTGAAGAACCTCGTCTGGCCCAGCGAGTTTCCGAAATCCTCAATGTTCCCCAAATCAAACTCTACGCCCCCCCGGCAGCGGAATCTGACCCCAATCAACCCAAAACCGGCATTCCCGTATTTGAGTTTCCTAACTGGGTGGTGGCGCAAGTTGACCAAACCTACCGAGATAACTCCGGTAAAACCTATCAGACACGCCCCCTCCTGCCTCGGAAACGACTGGTGAAAGGCAAATATGAAAACGAGAAGCGCAAGAAGTTTTCTGTGGTTCCCGTTCGCTTTGTCCAAGCCTGTCGCTATGGTCATCTCAGTGATATTGACTGGTATCGTTTCGTTAATCCCGAATGTGGTCGTAACTGTCCGGCCCAACTCTGGCTGGATGAAGGAGGAACGGGGAATGACTTTTCTAATATCTTCATCCGCTGTGAGCAATGCCAAAAGCGTCGCCCCCTTGCCAATGCCCTCTTGAAAGGAATTTTGGGCTATTGTCAGGGCGATCGCCCCTGGCTTGGAAAATTTGCCCGCGAGCCTCATCCCGAAGACCAACCCGAAATGAATTCTTTATTGGTGCGATCGGCAAGCAATGCCTATTTTTCCCAAGTTCTCAGTGTCATTTCTCTGCCAGAAACCGACCAAAAACTTCGGGATGCCGTTACCGCAGTTTATGATGATTTAGAAGAAGCAGAAGAGTTTGCAGAGTTAAAAGTCTTTAGCAAAAGTAAGCGAATTAGAAAACAATTAGAAGGGTTCGATCTAAAGTTAGTTTGGAACGAAGTACAGCGACGACAGAAAGGCGAAGCGCCGCCAACCAAAACCATTAAACAAGCTGAAATTGAAACCTTACTTTCAGCCGATGAAGTGGGAACAGACGAACCAGACAGCCAATTTTATGCCTATGTCCGTCCCCTCGGTTCACTCCCAAAGGTCTTAGAAAATAAACTCGAACGCATTGTCCTCATTCCCCGACTGCGCGAAGTCAGAGCGCAAGTGGGGTTCACTCGCTTTGAACCCCAAGTTCCCGACTTTGACGGAGAATTACCCGAAGATAACCTCGATTTAAAAGTAAAACGAGCGCCGTTAGACATTGATACTAGCTGGATTCCTGCCATTGAAAACCAAGGAGAAGGAATTTTTCTTCACTTTAACCAAGATGCCATCGAACGCTGGTTAGATCGAGAGGCAGTGAAAGGACGAGTCCAACAATTACGAAATGGATTTAACCTCTGGTGCAAACGACGGGACATCCCCCGAGACCAAGTTAAATTTCCTGGGTCTGCCTATATTTTAATGCACTCCCTCTCCCACCTTTTAATCACTGCCATTTCCCTCGATTGTGGCTATTCCTCCAGTGCCATCCGGGAGCGAATTTATGGCGGGAACTCAGGGTATGGCATTCTCCTATATACCGGCAGTTCTGGCTCTGAAGGAACCCTAGGGGGGTTAATTGAAGTGGGCAAGTCCATTGAACAGCACTTGCTTCGCGCCCTAGACCTAGGAAGACTCTGTTCCAACGACCCCATCTGTTCCCAACATCGTCCCACAGACACCCACGAAGAACGATTCCTCCATGGTGCCGCCTGTCACGGCTGTTTACTCATTTCCGAAACCTCCTGCGAACAACGCAATGAGTTTCTCGATCGCGCCCTCGTTGTCAACACAGTCAGCGACAGCGAAACCGCCTTCTTCCCAATGGACTCTTAA
- the drmA gene encoding DISARM system helicase DrmA: protein MPPKTSAEVRQHLIKALQLDLIGPSPEDEERSQEILKDESPSRWYLTGFLVPYEAGLSDRSDPTADDEFTELSEHPRNDDNTEPEAASARKAYFPSSMGLTVLVAPEVNQLTVEVNWGDYFPYDTGDSPSADADETPPSWRRIPKQAELTLTLPQTDAASATRRDRKSQTPIPDSNGLQLVLSVQPIRLSIDGDHQAAQSVSLFLVNQRQAKSAPEQDLAYAFQTQLTVRSPHPFVPRPDSSGQNSHDRDLRIADLHYRDVYEYAVGHNVSATATLTENTCHDVRTTWIPIGVVEKVEAPSLADVELEMEAIAEYEEASHLQHALANLPQAYQQWLDQQRQQISHLNPKNRQDVAQDLLDRAQVVCHRIQAGLDSLSDPQVFDAFRLANRVIARALRQRFSHDGDRLPEDCPTPQWRPFQLAFILTNLRGIIDPNHSDRQVVDLLFFPTGGGKTEAYLGLAAFTLLLRRLHHPGITSAGVSVLMRYTLRLLTLDQLGRAATLICALELERQKDPEKWGQHPFEIGLWVGMSATPNRMGRKGDNNSDSARSKTIAFKNNSRHKPSPIPLENCPWCGSKFTAESFHLHPNEANPQELRINCTNRKRHRNRQPQCVFHGDNPLPIVAVDEQIYRHLPSFLIATVDKFANLPWVGQTAALFGRVSHYKPGQGFYSAADSHPPGQRLPQSLPPPDLIIQDELHLISGPLGTLVGLYETAIEALSSRSNGDDESIPPKIIASTATVRRAEQQIRQLFARSHVDVFPPPGLDRRDVFFARTVPAQERNPRLYLGIAAQGRSLKVVLLRTYLALMAAAQQQWQAAGGKKNPNNPADPYMTLLGYFNSLRELGGSRRIIADEVNARLANYSQRRRVNETDTPFRDRKIANEPLELTSRVKTNEVSETKRRLGLPFHDKEHVDVAIATNMISVGLDITRLGLMVVLGQPKTAAEYIQATSRVGRNDEQPGLVVTLLNVHRPRDRSHYERFETWHESFYRAVEATSVTPFSPRALDRGLAAVVVALARLLNTTLTPPEGAAALPNERSNVDFVAGILAKRVEQLYPNQSESEAQRSDLNKRVHQLLDAWSAIAQDIGVLQYQREIGGQPRLLYDFLDPEVPQLNHNEKRFRAQRSLRDIEPTVNLWLIKPEDSQTL from the coding sequence ATGCCCCCCAAAACCTCCGCCGAAGTCCGACAACACCTCATCAAGGCATTGCAGCTTGATTTAATTGGCCCCTCCCCAGAAGACGAGGAGCGATCGCAAGAAATCCTCAAAGACGAATCCCCCTCCCGCTGGTATCTCACCGGATTTCTCGTCCCCTACGAAGCCGGTCTCAGCGATCGCAGCGACCCCACCGCCGACGACGAATTTACCGAACTCTCCGAACATCCCCGCAACGACGATAACACCGAACCCGAGGCCGCCTCCGCTCGTAAAGCCTACTTCCCCTCCTCCATGGGCCTAACCGTCCTCGTTGCCCCGGAAGTCAATCAGCTAACCGTGGAAGTGAACTGGGGCGACTATTTCCCCTACGACACCGGAGACTCCCCCAGCGCCGACGCAGACGAGACCCCCCCCTCCTGGCGACGCATCCCCAAACAAGCCGAATTAACCCTCACCCTTCCCCAAACCGACGCCGCCTCCGCAACCCGCCGCGATCGCAAATCCCAAACCCCAATCCCCGACAGCAACGGCTTACAACTGGTTCTCTCCGTTCAACCCATCCGCCTCAGCATCGATGGAGATCACCAAGCCGCCCAGTCCGTCTCCCTCTTTCTCGTCAACCAGCGCCAAGCCAAAAGCGCCCCAGAACAAGATTTAGCCTACGCCTTCCAAACCCAACTCACCGTCCGCAGTCCTCACCCCTTCGTCCCACGGCCCGACAGCAGCGGTCAAAACAGCCACGATCGCGACCTCCGCATCGCCGACCTACATTATCGCGATGTCTATGAATATGCCGTCGGTCATAACGTCTCCGCCACCGCCACTCTCACCGAAAACACCTGTCACGACGTTCGCACCACTTGGATTCCCATTGGCGTCGTCGAAAAAGTCGAAGCCCCCAGCCTCGCCGACGTTGAACTGGAGATGGAGGCGATCGCCGAATATGAGGAAGCCTCCCACCTCCAACACGCCCTAGCCAACCTGCCCCAAGCCTATCAGCAGTGGCTCGACCAGCAACGACAACAAATCTCCCACCTCAACCCCAAAAACCGTCAAGACGTCGCCCAAGACCTCCTCGATCGCGCCCAAGTCGTTTGTCATCGCATCCAAGCCGGCCTAGATAGCCTCAGTGACCCCCAAGTTTTCGACGCCTTCCGCCTCGCCAACCGCGTCATCGCCCGGGCCCTGCGTCAACGGTTCAGCCATGACGGCGATCGCCTCCCCGAAGACTGTCCCACCCCCCAATGGCGACCCTTCCAACTGGCCTTCATCCTCACCAACCTACGAGGTATCATCGACCCCAACCACAGCGATCGCCAAGTCGTTGACCTCCTCTTTTTCCCCACCGGCGGCGGAAAAACTGAAGCCTATCTAGGACTCGCCGCCTTCACTCTCCTATTACGACGACTGCATCACCCCGGAATTACCTCCGCCGGGGTCAGCGTTCTAATGCGCTATACCCTACGCCTGCTCACCCTCGACCAACTCGGACGGGCCGCCACCCTCATTTGCGCCCTAGAACTCGAACGACAGAAAGACCCCGAGAAATGGGGGCAACACCCCTTTGAAATTGGCCTATGGGTGGGAATGAGTGCCACTCCCAACCGCATGGGTCGCAAAGGAGACAACAACTCCGACAGCGCCCGCAGCAAAACCATCGCCTTTAAAAACAACAGCCGCCATAAACCCTCCCCCATTCCCCTAGAAAACTGTCCCTGGTGTGGCAGCAAATTCACCGCCGAATCCTTCCATCTCCATCCCAACGAGGCCAATCCCCAAGAACTACGCATCAACTGCACCAACCGCAAACGACACCGCAACCGTCAGCCTCAATGCGTCTTTCACGGCGACAACCCCCTACCCATCGTTGCCGTAGACGAGCAAATCTATCGTCATCTGCCCAGTTTCCTCATCGCCACCGTCGATAAATTCGCCAACCTCCCCTGGGTTGGACAAACCGCCGCCCTCTTTGGTCGAGTGAGTCATTACAAACCCGGCCAGGGCTTTTACAGCGCCGCCGATTCCCATCCCCCAGGTCAACGGCTCCCTCAGTCCCTACCGCCACCGGATTTAATCATCCAAGACGAATTACACCTCATCTCCGGCCCCTTAGGAACCCTAGTGGGACTCTACGAGACGGCGATCGAGGCCCTGTCTAGCCGCAGCAACGGCGATGACGAGAGTATACCTCCCAAAATTATTGCCTCAACTGCGACAGTACGCCGCGCCGAACAACAAATCCGGCAACTCTTCGCCCGTTCCCACGTGGATGTCTTTCCGCCGCCAGGTTTAGACCGACGAGATGTCTTCTTTGCCCGCACCGTTCCCGCCCAGGAGCGCAATCCCCGCCTCTACTTGGGTATCGCCGCCCAGGGACGCAGCCTAAAAGTCGTCTTACTGCGAACTTACCTGGCCCTAATGGCCGCAGCACAACAGCAGTGGCAAGCCGCCGGGGGCAAGAAAAACCCCAATAACCCCGCCGATCCCTATATGACCCTGTTAGGCTATTTCAACTCTCTCCGGGAGTTGGGGGGAAGTCGTCGCATCATTGCCGATGAAGTTAACGCCCGTTTAGCCAACTATAGTCAGCGTCGGCGAGTAAACGAGACAGACACACCCTTCCGCGATCGCAAAATTGCCAACGAACCCCTAGAACTGACCTCTCGGGTCAAAACCAACGAGGTCTCAGAAACCAAACGACGCCTCGGCCTACCGTTCCACGACAAAGAGCATGTGGACGTGGCGATCGCCACCAACATGATTTCCGTCGGCTTAGATATCACCCGTCTCGGCCTCATGGTCGTATTAGGTCAACCCAAAACCGCCGCCGAATATATCCAAGCCACCAGTCGCGTCGGACGCAACGACGAGCAACCCGGATTAGTCGTCACTCTCTTAAACGTCCATCGACCGCGCGATCGCTCTCATTATGAACGCTTTGAAACCTGGCATGAATCCTTCTATCGCGCCGTCGAAGCCACCAGCGTCACCCCCTTCTCTCCCCGAGCCTTAGATCGAGGCTTAGCCGCCGTCGTCGTCGCCCTAGCCCGTCTATTGAACACAACCCTAACCCCACCCGAAGGCGCCGCCGCCCTCCCAAACGAGCGATCGAACGTTGATTTTGTCGCCGGTATCCTGGCTAAGCGAGTCGAACAACTCTACCCCAACCAAAGCGAATCCGAAGCCCAACGTTCCGACCTAAATAAACGAGTTCACCAGCTTCTTGATGCCTGGAGTGCGATCGCCCAAGACATCGGAGTCCTACAATACCAACGAGAAATCGGCGGACAACCCCGGTTACTCTACGATTTCCTCGACCCCGAAGTCCCACAGTTAAATCACAACGAAAAACGCTTCCGCGCCCAACGCAGTCTCCGAGACATCGAACCCACCGTCAACCTCTGGCTCATAAAACCGGAAGACTCCCAAACCCTCTAA
- a CDS encoding AAA family ATPase, producing MTERIQIENFAGITSFEIEIRKINILIGPQATGKSVVVKLLFFFKSFVGEILSAGLNKQYKRDFDKGIEKQFLLYFPPEGWGKLPFKINYWLYDEGFEESISISGKLGESSSRSRVKLDIQYSDFYKKSLTKVRNYRKSIEEAVSQDNEARRMLFVFSQVREMLMKQVLDSLTSEARFEQIFIPAGRSFFAHIGENIFSLLSENESIDPFLIEFGSYYERMKSRSSFRLAQRSESEESYQSLRKAIAQLNQAILCGQYKRQNKKDYIEMQDGRRVKLSNSSSGQQETLPITIILENLPAIYNRGSYGHSIYLEEPEAHLFPAAQREVVNLIATVYNANPERLQFFITTHSPYILTAFNNLIQAELVSRNLSEEKLKNLQDIVPSSRHLRYEDVSVYSLSREGCKPIMSEDTNLIDANVIDDISNDLAVEFDDILEVGQYLCPVS from the coding sequence ATGACGGAACGAATTCAGATTGAAAACTTTGCTGGGATTACCAGTTTTGAGATTGAAATCCGAAAAATTAATATCTTGATTGGCCCCCAGGCAACCGGCAAAAGTGTGGTTGTTAAACTTTTGTTTTTCTTTAAATCTTTTGTTGGTGAAATTTTATCTGCTGGTCTAAATAAGCAATATAAACGAGACTTTGATAAAGGAATTGAAAAGCAGTTTTTATTGTATTTTCCACCAGAAGGTTGGGGTAAACTACCTTTTAAAATAAATTACTGGCTTTATGATGAGGGTTTTGAGGAGTCTATTTCCATCTCTGGTAAACTTGGAGAAAGCTCTAGCCGTTCACGAGTCAAACTTGATATTCAATACTCTGATTTTTATAAGAAATCTCTAACTAAAGTGAGAAATTACCGCAAAAGTATTGAGGAAGCGGTTTCTCAAGATAATGAGGCTCGTCGGATGTTATTTGTCTTCAGTCAGGTTCGAGAGATGCTGATGAAGCAGGTTCTGGACTCTCTTACGTCTGAGGCAAGATTTGAGCAAATTTTTATCCCCGCTGGCCGGTCTTTCTTTGCCCATATTGGAGAGAATATATTTTCTCTTCTCTCGGAGAATGAATCAATTGACCCATTTTTAATTGAGTTTGGCTCCTATTATGAGCGCATGAAATCGCGATCGTCCTTTAGATTGGCGCAACGTTCTGAGTCTGAGGAGTCTTACCAATCTTTGAGAAAAGCGATCGCGCAACTTAATCAAGCCATTCTTTGCGGTCAATATAAGCGACAAAATAAAAAGGACTATATTGAAATGCAGGACGGACGGCGAGTTAAGTTATCTAACTCATCGTCCGGTCAACAAGAGACGCTGCCTATTACGATAATTTTGGAAAATCTTCCGGCAATTTACAACCGGGGTAGTTATGGCCACTCGATTTATTTGGAAGAACCCGAAGCTCATTTATTCCCTGCAGCTCAGCGGGAGGTTGTGAACTTAATTGCAACAGTTTACAACGCCAATCCTGAGCGGTTGCAATTTTTCATCACAACCCATAGTCCTTATATTTTAACGGCATTCAATAATTTAATCCAAGCTGAGTTGGTGTCTCGGAATCTCTCGGAAGAGAAATTGAAAAATTTGCAGGATATTGTACCCTCGTCTCGACATTTACGATATGAAGATGTTTCAGTCTATAGTTTGTCGAGGGAGGGATGTAAGCCAATTATGTCAGAGGACACGAATTTAATTGATGCCAATGTCATTGATGATATCTCAAATGACCTGGCTGTTGAGTTCGATGATATTTTAGAGGTTGGTCAATACTTGTGTCCGGTGTCTTGA
- a CDS encoding DUF4926 domain-containing protein, whose translation MKLLDVVALTENLPDFNLHKGQVGTIIEVYEPDVFEVEFVDLQGKTYALETLRVNQLMQLHYQPLPQTA comes from the coding sequence ATGAAACTTTTAGATGTAGTTGCCCTAACGGAAAATTTACCTGACTTCAATCTTCATAAGGGCCAAGTCGGTACGATTATTGAAGTTTATGAACCCGATGTATTTGAAGTCGAATTTGTTGACCTTCAGGGTAAAACCTACGCTTTAGAGACGTTAAGGGTCAATCAATTGATGCAACTTCACTATCAACCACTTCCTCAAACGGCTTGA
- a CDS encoding Uma2 family endonuclease, protein MAVKTRSHCDRVVLHNLNWQQFETLLQTLGEHRSARVAYDFSTLEIMTPLPEHERHKDKISEVIKDIAEILNLEYDCLGSTTWKRETQLAGVEPDNCFYFQNESRIRGLSRFNLEQDPPPDLALEIDLTNKSLNRRPIYARLGIPEIWNYDIDQGQLTIYQLNEDSYSISETSSIFPQISIREIPKILNRHRQEGRLATRRIMREWVQTQLQT, encoded by the coding sequence ATGGCTGTAAAAACACGTTCTCACTGCGATCGAGTTGTTCTGCACAACCTAAACTGGCAACAATTTGAAACACTGCTTCAGACCCTTGGAGAACATCGCAGTGCGCGTGTCGCCTACGATTTTAGCACCCTAGAAATTATGACCCCACTTCCCGAACACGAACGACATAAGGACAAAATAAGTGAGGTCATTAAAGATATTGCCGAAATCCTAAACCTTGAATACGACTGTTTAGGTTCAACCACCTGGAAGCGAGAAACCCAACTCGCCGGCGTCGAACCTGACAATTGCTTCTACTTCCAAAACGAATCACGAATTCGCGGACTATCTCGCTTCAATCTCGAACAGGACCCACCTCCCGACTTAGCCTTAGAAATCGATTTAACCAATAAATCCCTGAATCGACGTCCCATTTACGCAAGACTTGGCATCCCCGAGATTTGGAACTACGACATTGACCAGGGACAACTGACGATTTACCAACTCAACGAGGACAGCTATTCCATCTCAGAAACCAGTTCCATCTTCCCGCAAATTTCCATCCGCGAGATTCCCAAAATCCTCAATCGTCATCGCCAAGAGGGACGACTCGCAACTCGCCGAATCATGAGAGAATGGGTACAAACTCAACTTCAAACGTAA